One window of Myxocyprinus asiaticus isolate MX2 ecotype Aquarium Trade chromosome 4, UBuf_Myxa_2, whole genome shotgun sequence genomic DNA carries:
- the fdx1b gene encoding ferredoxin 1b isoform X1, producing MCVSVVFSIQLLFSCAIQDPPGTIHEFFTQYPNSTVNPRKMGSTRNHLRVLHTVPKLYSQSQENGSSGSKVLVHFLNQSGVKSSVFVTEGETLLDIVIKKNLDISGFGACEGALACSTCHLIFEESVYNKLEPVVDEEIDMLDLAYGLTKTSRLGCQVTVERWMDGMTVRVPQEIKDRRGSQEAIGSK from the exons ATGTGTGTATCAGTAGTTTTCTCCATTCAACTTCTATTCTCCTGTGCCATTCAGGATCCACCAGGAACCATCCACGAGTTCTTCACACAGTACCCAAACTCTACAGTCAATCCCAGGAAAATGG GATCCACCAGGAACCATCTGCGAGTTCTTCACACAGTACCCAAACTCTACAGTCAATCCCAGGAAAATGG TTCCTCTGGCTCTAAGGTGCTGGTTCACTTTTTAAATCAGTCGGGGGTGAAAAGCAGTGTGTTTGTCACAGAGGGAGAGACTCTTCTAGACATTGTGATCAagaaaaatcttgacatcagtggCTTTg gAGCATGTGAGGGTGCTTTAGCCTGTTCCACATGTCACCTGATATTCGAGGAGAGTGTGTATAACAAACTGGAGCCGGTGGTGGATGAAGAGATTGACATGCTAGATCTGGCCTATGGACTCACCAAGAC ATCTCGTTTAGGGTGTCAGGTGACAGTGGAGCGTTGGATGGACGGCATGACAGTCCGTGTTCCGCAAGAAATCAAAGATCGACGAGGATCACAAGAGGCCATTGGCAGCAAATGA
- the fdx1b gene encoding ferredoxin 1b isoform X2 has product MFAQDSMAYRVCVRSFLRSTSILLCHLGSTRNHLRVLHTVPKLYSQSQENGSSGSKVLVHFLNQSGVKSSVFVTEGETLLDIVIKKNLDISGFGACEGALACSTCHLIFEESVYNKLEPVVDEEIDMLDLAYGLTKTSRLGCQVTVERWMDGMTVRVPQEIKDRRGSQEAIGSK; this is encoded by the exons ATGTTTGCACAGGACAGCATGGCCTATCGTGTGTGTGTCAGGAGTTTTCTCCGTTCAACTTCTATTCTCCTGTGCCATTTAGGATCCACCAGGAACCATCTGCGAGTTCTTCACACAGTACCCAAACTCTACAGTCAATCCCAGGAAAATGG TTCCTCTGGCTCTAAGGTGCTGGTTCACTTTTTAAATCAGTCGGGGGTGAAAAGCAGTGTGTTTGTCACAGAGGGAGAGACTCTTCTAGACATTGTGATCAagaaaaatcttgacatcagtggCTTTg gAGCATGTGAGGGTGCTTTAGCCTGTTCCACATGTCACCTGATATTCGAGGAGAGTGTGTATAACAAACTGGAGCCGGTGGTGGATGAAGAGATTGACATGCTAGATCTGGCCTATGGACTCACCAAGAC ATCTCGTTTAGGGTGTCAGGTGACAGTGGAGCGTTGGATGGACGGCATGACAGTCCGTGTTCCGCAAGAAATCAAAGATCGACGAGGATCACAAGAGGCCATTGGCAGCAAATGA